From Acidimicrobiia bacterium, one genomic window encodes:
- a CDS encoding carboxyl transferase domain-containing protein translates to MADAVSGSDPAPHPHPIEERIDQLEKLREEAKHAGSAAAVERQHRRGKLTARERIEKLLDPGSFVELDMLARHRAHGFGIENSRPLTDGVVTGWGTIDGRKVFLFSQDFTVFGGALGEVFAEKIHKVMDLAESVGAPMIGLNDGAGARIQEGVVSLDSYGGIFYRNVKASGVVPQISVILGPCAGGAVYSPAMTDFIFMVKGTSHMFITGPDVVKTVTGEDVTQEELGG, encoded by the coding sequence ATGGCCGACGCAGTCTCGGGCTCCGACCCCGCGCCCCACCCGCATCCGATCGAGGAGCGCATCGATCAGCTCGAGAAGCTGCGGGAAGAGGCGAAGCACGCGGGCAGCGCGGCGGCCGTCGAGCGTCAGCACCGGCGGGGGAAGCTCACTGCTCGCGAGCGCATCGAGAAGCTGCTCGACCCGGGCTCGTTCGTCGAGCTCGACATGCTGGCGCGCCACCGCGCGCACGGCTTCGGGATCGAGAACAGCCGGCCCCTGACCGACGGGGTCGTCACCGGCTGGGGCACGATCGACGGGCGCAAGGTCTTCCTGTTCTCGCAGGACTTCACCGTCTTCGGCGGCGCGCTCGGCGAGGTGTTCGCCGAGAAGATCCACAAGGTGATGGACCTCGCGGAATCGGTCGGTGCGCCCATGATCGGCCTCAACGACGGCGCCGGCGCGCGCATCCAGGAAGGCGTTGTCTCGCTCGACTCGTACGGCGGCATCTTCTACCGGAACGTGAAGGCGTCGGGCGTCGTCCCGCAGATCAGCGTGATCCTCGGTCCGTGCGCGGGTGGCGCGGTGTACTCGCCCGCGATGACCGACTTCATCTTCATGGTGAAGGGCACGTCGCACATGTTCATCACCGGCCCCGACGTCGTGAAGACGGTCACCGGCGAGGACGTCACGCAGGAAGAGCTCGGCGG
- a CDS encoding alpha/beta hydrolase — MLLHGSPGSRLFRPPPELVDELGVRVVTYDRPGYGRSDPQPDRRVADAAGDVRALLDHLDVERAALIGWSGGGPFAVATARHLSERVAHLAIVSAPGPLDEVPTAWEALGDYQRPTAEMARQDPTRSKRAIGRHMEPYLENPVLFLGGRGKGPDGETVRGPANAMLVEQVNEALVQGAEGIAADLVAMWLDWGFRLAEVAVPTTVFQGAHDRHNHDDARCYASNIPDATLVVWPDAGHLGVVSEWRTVLA; from the coding sequence GTGCTGTTGCACGGCTCGCCGGGCTCGCGGTTGTTCCGACCGCCGCCCGAGCTCGTCGACGAGCTCGGCGTGCGCGTCGTCACCTACGACCGGCCCGGCTACGGACGTTCGGACCCGCAGCCCGATCGTCGCGTCGCCGACGCGGCCGGCGACGTGCGCGCGCTGCTCGACCATCTCGACGTCGAACGCGCCGCGCTGATCGGTTGGTCGGGCGGCGGCCCGTTCGCGGTCGCGACCGCGCGCCACCTGTCCGAGCGGGTCGCGCACCTCGCGATCGTGAGCGCGCCGGGGCCGCTCGACGAGGTGCCGACCGCGTGGGAGGCGCTCGGCGACTATCAGCGCCCGACCGCGGAGATGGCGCGGCAGGACCCGACGCGGTCGAAGCGGGCGATCGGTCGGCACATGGAGCCGTACCTCGAGAACCCGGTGTTGTTCCTCGGCGGCCGCGGCAAGGGACCCGACGGCGAGACGGTGCGCGGCCCCGCGAACGCGATGCTCGTCGAGCAGGTGAACGAAGCGCTCGTGCAGGGGGCCGAGGGCATCGCGGCGGATCTCGTCGCGATGTGGCTCGATTGGGGCTTCCGTCTCGCGGAGGTCGCGGTGCCGACGACGGTGTTCCAGGGCGCGCACGACCGGCACAACCACGACGACGCGCGCTGCTACGCGTCGAACATTCCCGACGCGACTCTCGTCGTGTGGCCCGACGCGGGGCACCTGGGCGTCGTCTCGGAGTGGCGGACGGTGTTGGCCTAG